The Sporomusa termitida genome has a window encoding:
- a CDS encoding acyl-CoA dehydrogenase has protein sequence MHFELSEDQKMMQKMVREFAEKEVAPEVHERDEKHFFDREIVDAMGDMGFNGICFSEQYGGAGGDYLSYILAVEELSKVDDGVGVTLSATVSLGAWPIYAYGTEEQKQKYLRPIAEGKHMAAFGLTEPNAGTDAAAQQTVAVVKGDNYVINGSKIFITNGGEAETYVIFAITDKSKGLKGISAFILEKDMPGFTFGKKEEKMGINSSITMELIFQDVKVPKENLLGKEGEGFKIAMTTLDGGRIGIAAQALGIAQGALDHAVKYSKERVQFGKPIASNQAIAFMLADMATEIDAARLLTYRAAYLKENGLPYSKEAAMAKLYASDVAMKVSTDAVQIFGGYGYSREYPVERLMRNAKITQIYEGTNQVQRMVISAALLR, from the coding sequence GTGCATTTTGAATTATCAGAGGACCAAAAAATGATGCAGAAAATGGTGAGAGAATTTGCCGAGAAGGAAGTAGCTCCTGAAGTGCATGAACGGGATGAGAAACATTTCTTCGACCGTGAAATAGTGGATGCCATGGGAGATATGGGCTTTAACGGTATTTGTTTTTCCGAACAATACGGTGGTGCGGGCGGTGATTATCTAAGCTATATCCTTGCGGTGGAAGAATTATCTAAAGTGGACGATGGCGTTGGAGTTACGTTGTCGGCAACCGTTTCGCTCGGGGCTTGGCCGATTTACGCCTATGGCACCGAAGAACAAAAGCAAAAGTATCTTCGCCCCATCGCCGAGGGGAAACACATGGCTGCGTTCGGCCTAACTGAACCAAATGCCGGCACTGATGCCGCTGCCCAACAGACAGTGGCAGTGGTGAAAGGTGACAACTATGTGATCAATGGGAGTAAAATTTTTATCACCAATGGCGGGGAAGCCGAGACCTACGTGATCTTTGCTATAACTGATAAGTCCAAAGGACTTAAGGGAATCTCGGCTTTCATCCTGGAAAAAGACATGCCAGGTTTTACCTTCGGCAAGAAGGAAGAGAAGATGGGGATTAATTCTTCCATCACCATGGAACTCATTTTCCAGGATGTAAAAGTACCAAAAGAAAATCTGTTGGGCAAAGAAGGGGAAGGTTTTAAAATTGCCATGACCACCCTGGATGGGGGACGAATTGGCATTGCAGCTCAGGCGTTGGGAATTGCTCAAGGTGCTTTGGACCATGCGGTTAAATATTCTAAGGAGCGCGTGCAATTCGGGAAACCTATTGCCAGCAACCAGGCTATCGCCTTCATGCTGGCGGATATGGCAACAGAAATTGATGCAGCCCGGTTATTAACATATCGTGCGGCCTATTTGAAAGAGAATGGACTGCCTTACTCCAAAGAGGCGGCCATGGCTAAATTGTATGCCTCTGATGTGGCCATGAAAGTTTCCACTGATGCGGTACAGATCTTCGGTGGTTACGGCTACAGCCGGGAGTATCCGGTAGAGCGCCTCATGCGCAACGCCAAGATCACCCAAATCTACGAAGGTACCAATCAAGTACAACGCATGGTTATATCCGCCGCATTATTGCGCTAG
- a CDS encoding electron transfer flavoprotein subunit beta/FixA family protein: MEIIVCVKQVPDTTEVKIDPVTNTLIRQGVPSIVNPFDKNAVEAALQLKDKHGGKVTVISMGPPQAKDALKECLAMGADAAILVSDRAFGGADTLATSYTLAAAIRKLGNYDIIFCGKQAIDGDTAQVGPEVAEHLGIAQLTYVANMLVEKDTLRVEREHEDGYEIINAKFPILISVIKSLAYEPRFPSVRGTMKANRTEIPVWTATELDVEEQKLGLKGSPTQVRKIFTPPQRTQGVTIQKDTAREAVAVLMKKLSEAKIV; the protein is encoded by the coding sequence ATGGAAATTATTGTATGTGTCAAGCAGGTGCCTGACACCACGGAAGTGAAAATCGACCCTGTAACGAACACTCTGATTCGGCAAGGCGTGCCTAGTATTGTCAATCCCTTCGACAAGAATGCAGTGGAAGCGGCATTGCAATTGAAAGATAAACACGGTGGCAAAGTCACAGTTATCTCCATGGGCCCGCCACAAGCAAAAGATGCACTGAAAGAATGTCTGGCCATGGGAGCAGATGCGGCAATTCTGGTGAGCGATCGGGCTTTTGGCGGCGCAGACACTTTGGCCACCAGCTACACGTTGGCTGCGGCTATTCGCAAACTGGGCAACTATGATATCATCTTCTGTGGCAAACAAGCCATTGACGGCGATACTGCCCAGGTCGGGCCGGAGGTGGCGGAACATCTAGGTATCGCCCAGCTTACCTATGTAGCAAACATGCTGGTGGAAAAAGATACACTGCGGGTGGAACGAGAGCACGAAGATGGCTACGAGATTATCAATGCAAAGTTTCCGATCCTGATTTCCGTCATCAAATCGTTGGCCTATGAACCACGTTTCCCCTCGGTAAGAGGGACGATGAAAGCCAATCGGACGGAAATTCCCGTTTGGACAGCGACTGAACTCGATGTGGAAGAGCAAAAACTAGGACTGAAAGGGTCGCCTACCCAAGTGCGAAAAATCTTCACCCCACCCCAGCGCACTCAAGGGGTCACCATCCAGAAGGACACAGCCCGGGAAGCGGTGGCTGTGTTGATGAAAAAACTATCGGAAGCAAAAATCGTATAA
- a CDS encoding electron transfer flavoprotein subunit alpha: MAVVINKEECIGCSACVSACPFGAIEMQDSKAIITDACTQCGACIDICPVAAIVREQEAKVVGMDKNDYKDVWVYIELAEGQPRNVSLELLGEGRKLADAMGQKLAAVLIGGKVEGVAKDLFANGADQVYLIEAPELAHYTTDGYTAVVTDLINNYKPSVILLGATNDGRDLGPRVACRVGTGLTADCTDLGIDEATGLVAWTRPAFGGNIMATILCPEHRPQMGTVRPSVFKKPVPDATKTGEIIRVESVAKAEDIRTKLIEVIKVCTGSCNLEEAEIIISGGRGMGKPENFSLVEDLANVLGGSVGASRAVVEAGWKPHMHQVGQTGKTVGPKIYIAAGISGAIQHVAGMSSSDVVIAINKDPDAPIFRMADFGIVGDVCEVLPLLTEEFKKIKQA, from the coding sequence ATGGCAGTAGTTATAAACAAAGAAGAATGTATTGGCTGCAGCGCTTGTGTGTCGGCCTGTCCGTTCGGGGCCATCGAAATGCAGGATAGCAAAGCTATTATCACAGATGCTTGTACCCAATGTGGTGCCTGCATCGATATCTGTCCGGTTGCGGCAATTGTCCGGGAACAAGAAGCTAAAGTCGTGGGGATGGACAAAAATGATTATAAAGACGTCTGGGTGTACATCGAACTCGCCGAAGGCCAGCCCCGCAACGTCAGTTTAGAATTATTGGGAGAAGGACGAAAACTGGCAGACGCCATGGGACAAAAACTGGCGGCTGTGCTGATTGGTGGCAAGGTAGAAGGCGTAGCCAAGGATCTTTTTGCTAACGGTGCCGATCAAGTGTATCTGATAGAGGCACCGGAACTGGCCCATTACACCACTGACGGCTACACAGCGGTGGTTACCGACCTGATCAACAATTACAAGCCGTCCGTGATTTTGCTGGGAGCCACCAATGACGGCCGCGACTTAGGACCTCGAGTCGCCTGCCGAGTAGGGACCGGCCTCACTGCTGATTGCACCGACCTAGGCATCGATGAGGCTACCGGCCTGGTCGCTTGGACACGTCCGGCTTTCGGCGGCAACATCATGGCCACCATCCTGTGTCCGGAACATCGTCCCCAGATGGGCACCGTCCGTCCCTCGGTCTTCAAAAAGCCGGTGCCGGATGCAACGAAAACCGGTGAAATCATTCGGGTGGAGAGCGTGGCTAAGGCCGAAGACATTCGAACCAAACTGATCGAAGTGATTAAGGTATGCACCGGTTCCTGCAACCTGGAAGAAGCGGAGATTATCATATCCGGTGGACGGGGGATGGGTAAGCCCGAAAACTTCTCCCTTGTCGAAGACCTGGCGAATGTGCTGGGGGGGAGCGTCGGTGCATCCCGGGCGGTTGTCGAAGCCGGCTGGAAGCCACATATGCATCAGGTGGGACAGACAGGCAAGACCGTTGGGCCTAAAATTTATATTGCAGCGGGCATTTCCGGCGCTATTCAGCATGTAGCAGGCATGTCATCGTCGGATGTTGTTATCGCCATCAACAAAGATCCCGATGCCCCAATCTTCAGAATGGCTGACTTCGGTATCGTGGGTGACGTCTGTGAAGTATTGCCTCTATTGACAGAGGAATTCAAGAAAATTAAACAGGCATAA
- a CDS encoding 3-hydroxyacyl-CoA dehydrogenase family protein, protein MAILQRINGVVDLGVASVEKIDCVAKLGFAQPTGPLALSDLIGNDTVLSIMEVLYNDFSDPKYRLPVAEKMAPAGYLGVKRQRLL, encoded by the coding sequence GTGGCTATCTTGCAGCGGATCAATGGAGTGGTGGATTTAGGAGTAGCCAGTGTTGAAAAAATTGATTGTGTAGCGAAGCTTGGTTTTGCCCAGCCCACGGGGCCCTTGGCCTTGTCTGATTTAATCGGCAACGATACGGTTCTATCGATAATGGAAGTTCTATATAACGATTTTAGTGATCCTAAATATCGTCTGCCCGTTGCTGAAAAAATGGCCCCGGCAGGCTACCTTGGCGTAAAAAGGCAAAGGCTTCTATGA
- a CDS encoding short-chain-enoyl-CoA hydratase produces the protein MTDYENVLFENYDGVGLITMNRPQALNALNAATLAELDCLLDDVAKDAAVKVVIITGYGDKAFVAGADITEMRPMSALEGRNFGKSGQRVFNKLENLPQPVIAAVNGFALGGGCELAMACDIRIVSDKAKFGQPEVGLGITPGFAGTQRLARLIGKGRAKELIYTADTINADEAFRIGLVNKVVPAEQLMDAAGTMARKIMSRGAVAVQLSKAAINEGLDVDFESGQAYEAEVFGLCFSTADQKEGMAAFIEKRKAAFLGK, from the coding sequence ATGACCGATTATGAGAACGTGCTATTCGAGAATTATGATGGGGTAGGGCTGATTACGATGAATCGGCCCCAAGCATTAAACGCGCTAAATGCTGCCACGTTAGCAGAATTGGACTGCTTGTTGGACGATGTTGCCAAAGATGCAGCGGTAAAAGTGGTGATTATCACCGGTTACGGTGATAAAGCGTTTGTAGCAGGGGCTGATATCACTGAGATGCGACCTATGTCGGCCCTGGAAGGACGTAATTTTGGCAAATCCGGGCAGCGTGTATTTAACAAGTTGGAAAACCTGCCACAGCCTGTGATTGCAGCCGTGAATGGGTTTGCCTTGGGCGGAGGCTGCGAATTAGCGATGGCCTGCGATATTCGCATTGTCTCTGACAAAGCCAAGTTCGGACAGCCGGAGGTTGGTCTGGGTATTACCCCCGGCTTTGCTGGCACACAGAGACTAGCGCGGCTGATTGGCAAGGGTAGGGCCAAGGAACTGATTTATACCGCTGACACGATTAATGCCGATGAGGCTTTCCGCATTGGTCTAGTTAATAAAGTTGTACCGGCAGAACAGTTGATGGATGCGGCTGGGACGATGGCGCGAAAAATCATGTCGCGTGGGGCGGTAGCTGTGCAGTTGAGTAAGGCTGCTATTAATGAGGGGTTAGATGTCGACTTTGAGAGTGGACAGGCCTACGAGGCAGAAGTGTTCGGGCTGTGCTTTTCCACAGCGGATCAAAAAGAAGGCATGGCTGCTTTTATTGAAAAGAGAAAGGCTGCTTTTCTTGGGAAATAA
- the istA gene encoding IS21 family transposase → MLRSGLILMIRQKALAGQSPYTIGKELGISKNTAKKYAAGDTGQHRLKGRTRPSKLDPFKSIIDEMVQNGIFNCVVIYEHLQNLGYTGGITILKDYVKDMRPARNSPAVRRYETPPGKQAQMDWGITHYLDEHGIVHKTPVFVMIMGSSRSKYVEFTKRCDFYSLLRCMVNAFEYFGGVPQVVLTDRMKTVIDGSEAGKPLWNKRFEDFAADMGFLPKVCRPRRPQTKGKVERLVDYVKNNFLPGRQFLDVDDLNLQALEWCRKVDSKPHGTTGEIPLHALQKEPLLPLPDKAVRDNYRWELRKVTRDGFVSFDGAKYGVPWQYSGREVRVRISGDKFEAYDGEVRIAHHKVVYTSGRIVWLKGQYEGLAERNGMAAPFSYAKQTDNPTVEIRPLSLYDRVAGVI, encoded by the coding sequence ATGTTAAGGAGTGGGCTAATACTTATGATACGGCAAAAAGCTTTGGCGGGTCAATCCCCGTATACAATTGGCAAAGAATTAGGTATATCGAAAAATACGGCAAAGAAATATGCTGCCGGTGATACAGGACAGCACCGGCTGAAAGGTCGGACAAGGCCTTCTAAACTCGATCCATTTAAGTCCATAATCGACGAAATGGTACAAAACGGCATATTCAACTGTGTAGTAATCTATGAACACCTACAAAACCTTGGTTATACAGGCGGCATTACCATCCTTAAGGACTATGTGAAGGACATGCGTCCAGCAAGGAATTCACCGGCGGTAAGGCGATATGAAACCCCTCCCGGTAAACAGGCTCAGATGGACTGGGGCATCACTCACTACCTGGATGAGCATGGCATCGTTCATAAAACGCCGGTATTCGTGATGATCATGGGTAGCTCAAGAAGTAAGTATGTGGAGTTCACGAAACGCTGCGATTTCTACAGCCTGCTTCGCTGCATGGTAAACGCCTTCGAATATTTCGGCGGTGTTCCCCAGGTTGTTCTCACTGACAGGATGAAGACAGTCATTGATGGCAGCGAGGCCGGCAAGCCGCTCTGGAATAAGCGCTTTGAGGATTTTGCCGCCGATATGGGCTTCCTACCAAAAGTTTGTCGGCCGAGAAGGCCTCAGACTAAAGGTAAGGTAGAACGGCTTGTGGACTATGTAAAAAACAACTTCCTTCCAGGCAGACAGTTTCTGGATGTTGACGACCTGAATCTTCAGGCACTGGAGTGGTGCCGTAAAGTGGATAGCAAACCACATGGTACTACGGGCGAAATACCACTTCATGCTTTACAGAAGGAGCCGCTCCTGCCTCTACCGGATAAAGCGGTTCGCGATAACTATCGCTGGGAACTGCGAAAAGTGACGCGCGATGGTTTTGTCAGCTTTGATGGAGCTAAATACGGCGTACCTTGGCAGTATAGCGGACGTGAAGTCAGAGTGCGAATTTCCGGTGACAAATTTGAGGCTTATGACGGCGAAGTGAGAATCGCCCATCATAAAGTGGTATATACATCGGGCAGAATCGTCTGGCTCAAAGGCCAGTATGAAGGATTGGCAGAAAGAAATGGGATGGCAGCCCCGTTTTCGTATGCGAAGCAGACGGACAACCCGACGGTTGAAATCAGGCCGCTCAGCTTGTATGACAGGGTTGCCGGGGTGATCTGA
- the istB gene encoding IS21-like element helper ATPase IstB — protein sequence MIELEHTRDLLKELGLSTASELLDARLEAAAHSELTYLSFLGGLLEVENAERKRRSEETRMKLSRLPHRKTLDDFDFNFQPGIDSRQMKELATLAFAARRENVVFLGPPGVGKTHLAVGLAVEALRAGLTVYFVSLAQLIADLKKAMLTGKLDRRWRVYTRPAILIIDEVGYAQLDREAAELMFQLICSRYEKGSIILTSNKFFSDWGELMSDTVIATALLDRLLHHAHVINIRGDTYRLRDRLKTGVKTVPPADIHAADKPAIS from the coding sequence ATGATAGAACTGGAACACACCCGTGACCTTTTAAAAGAACTGGGACTTAGCACGGCATCTGAGCTGCTGGATGCACGGCTTGAGGCTGCGGCTCACAGTGAACTAACTTATTTATCATTCCTCGGAGGGCTTCTCGAAGTAGAGAACGCCGAGCGTAAACGGCGCAGCGAAGAAACAAGGATGAAATTATCTCGTCTTCCGCACCGTAAAACACTGGATGATTTCGATTTCAACTTTCAGCCAGGCATAGATAGCAGACAAATGAAAGAACTGGCAACACTAGCCTTTGCGGCACGGCGAGAAAATGTAGTGTTTCTCGGTCCGCCTGGTGTGGGTAAGACCCATCTTGCCGTTGGCCTGGCGGTTGAGGCGCTCAGAGCAGGCCTCACAGTATATTTCGTCAGCTTGGCTCAGCTCATTGCTGATTTGAAAAAAGCCATGCTGACCGGTAAACTGGACCGGCGATGGAGGGTCTACACAAGGCCAGCCATACTGATCATTGATGAGGTTGGGTATGCGCAGCTCGACCGCGAGGCAGCGGAGTTAATGTTCCAGCTAATCTGCTCACGCTACGAGAAGGGCAGCATAATACTTACTAGCAACAAGTTCTTTAGCGACTGGGGCGAATTAATGAGCGACACCGTAATTGCAACGGCCTTGCTGGACCGGTTACTGCATCATGCCCATGTCATCAACATTCGCGGAGACACTTATAGACTCAGGGATAGATTGAAGACCGGCGTAAAAACGGTGCCACCGGCTGACATCCATGCAGCGGACAAACCGGCGATATCTTGA
- a CDS encoding methyl-accepting chemotaxis protein, giving the protein MRDNISTIASTSEEISAQAEEIAAITSSLEQASLQSQERVKETDKIIGLIRSIAAQINLLGLNAAIEAARVGDAGRGFGVVADEIRKLAANSADSVKSIDEIIQVIQSDSIRSHTQLQHVKEAVNQIAEAITEVAKNVQQTVPVAHQLDEMADKLSNEGK; this is encoded by the coding sequence ATGCGTGATAACATTAGCACGATAGCCAGTACTTCTGAGGAAATATCCGCTCAGGCTGAAGAGATTGCAGCTATAACAAGTAGTTTAGAGCAGGCTTCGTTGCAATCACAGGAGAGAGTAAAGGAAACTGATAAGATAATAGGGCTTATTAGAAGTATTGCTGCGCAAATAAATCTCTTAGGTCTTAATGCCGCAATTGAGGCTGCCCGGGTCGGCGACGCTGGGCGGGGATTCGGCGTGGTAGCTGACGAAATACGCAAACTAGCGGCTAACAGCGCTGATTCAGTAAAGAGTATAGATGAAATCATACAAGTGATTCAGAGCGATAGTATTCGGTCCCATACACAACTGCAGCATGTGAAAGAAGCGGTAAATCAGATTGCGGAAGCAATAACGGAAGTAGCCAAAAATGTTCAACAGACTGTTCCCGTTGCGCATCAACTTGATGAGATGGCCGACAAACTCAGCAATGAAGGTAAATAG
- a CDS encoding acetyl-CoA hydrolase/transferase family protein — protein MNTYAEQYQSKLTIPNQIAAQIQSGQHIFTDIALSQPKAISDAIGVRVAVEGLTGVIMNTMLDLYPMPCYQSEMAGKLTGISWFSSAGARKAINNGYGDVLPGYYRDFPRVIRDNLDIDVFCAAVAPMDKHGYFSMSTVGSLSKALIGKAKYIYLEVNKNLPRSLSAPVIHISQVNALCESTMPLISFPPTKMNETSIKIGELIANEIPNGATLQLGIGTIPEAVGLALKSKKNLGIHTEMFTDSMIELIECGAVDNNCKPIHQGKSVTTFALGSQRIYDYIDDNPAIEVLPVDYVNDPAVIAQHPNFISINSALEVDFYGQVCAESVGTNHVSGTGGQLDYVRGAVQSKGGQSFLAFFSTAKNDTISKIVPTLTSGAIVSTGKNDVDNIVTEYGIARLRGRSLSARTKALIAIAHPKFRDELIFAAKKINIII, from the coding sequence ATGAATACTTATGCAGAACAATATCAATCCAAATTAACGATTCCGAATCAGATCGCAGCTCAGATTCAATCCGGCCAACATATTTTTACTGATATTGCACTTTCTCAGCCCAAAGCAATTAGTGATGCTATTGGCGTTCGCGTCGCAGTCGAAGGACTGACCGGTGTCATTATGAACACAATGCTGGATTTGTACCCCATGCCTTGCTATCAGTCCGAAATGGCAGGTAAACTGACCGGCATTTCCTGGTTTTCTAGTGCCGGAGCACGTAAAGCTATTAATAACGGTTACGGTGATGTTTTACCCGGTTATTATCGTGACTTTCCCCGTGTTATACGTGACAATCTGGATATAGACGTCTTCTGTGCTGCTGTCGCTCCGATGGACAAACACGGCTATTTCAGCATGAGTACGGTCGGATCCCTGAGCAAAGCACTGATTGGAAAGGCAAAATATATCTATCTGGAAGTGAACAAAAATCTTCCGCGTTCCCTGAGCGCCCCGGTTATTCATATCTCTCAGGTCAATGCATTATGTGAAAGCACCATGCCCTTGATCTCTTTTCCGCCTACGAAAATGAATGAAACAAGCATCAAGATTGGTGAACTGATTGCAAATGAAATTCCCAATGGGGCAACACTGCAGCTCGGTATCGGTACTATTCCTGAAGCAGTCGGTCTGGCGTTGAAAAGTAAGAAGAATCTCGGCATCCACACGGAAATGTTTACTGACAGTATGATTGAATTGATTGAATGCGGCGCTGTTGACAACAACTGCAAGCCGATTCATCAGGGAAAATCTGTAACTACTTTTGCTCTCGGCTCTCAGCGTATTTACGATTACATCGACGACAATCCGGCAATCGAAGTCCTGCCGGTAGATTACGTCAACGATCCAGCAGTTATTGCGCAGCATCCGAATTTCATATCTATCAATTCTGCACTGGAAGTGGACTTCTATGGGCAGGTCTGTGCTGAGTCGGTGGGCACAAATCATGTTTCCGGTACAGGAGGTCAGCTAGATTATGTCCGTGGTGCTGTCCAGTCCAAGGGCGGCCAGAGTTTTCTTGCATTCTTTTCTACTGCGAAAAATGATACCATCAGCAAAATCGTTCCGACTCTGACCTCGGGCGCTATCGTATCCACCGGTAAAAATGACGTCGATAATATTGTGACTGAATATGGTATCGCTCGTCTACGCGGGCGCTCCCTAAGTGCTCGTACTAAAGCATTGATTGCAATTGCACATCCGAAATTCCGCGACGAACTAATTTTTGCCGCTAAGAAGATAAATATAATAATATGA
- a CDS encoding SDR family oxidoreductase gives MKLKEKVAIVTGAASGMGKSIAILFAQEGANVVVSDLNLEGANETVGEIEANGGSAMAILTNVTKEDDIQNLIDTTAATYGTVDILVNNAGIMDNMAAVADVTDESWCKVLEVNATSVMRATRKVLPIFFAKSGGVIINIASVGGFHGSIAGAAYTASKHAVIGLTKNTGFQYAKEGIRCNAIAPGAVKTNINITMTNINQKGAAICTSGMSTVPRIGEPEEIARTALFLASDDSSFVNGTVLTVDGGWTAY, from the coding sequence ATGAAACTTAAGGAAAAAGTAGCTATAGTGACAGGAGCTGCTTCAGGAATGGGGAAATCCATTGCAATACTATTTGCTCAAGAAGGAGCAAATGTGGTAGTGTCTGATCTTAATTTAGAAGGTGCGAACGAAACGGTAGGTGAAATTGAGGCAAATGGTGGTTCTGCAATGGCTATATTAACTAATGTAACCAAAGAAGACGACATTCAAAATCTAATTGATACTACTGCTGCAACTTATGGAACAGTTGATATACTAGTCAACAATGCAGGAATAATGGATAATATGGCTGCAGTTGCTGATGTTACAGACGAATCTTGGTGCAAAGTGTTAGAAGTTAATGCCACTTCCGTAATGCGGGCTACTAGAAAAGTATTGCCAATTTTTTTTGCTAAAAGTGGTGGGGTAATTATCAATATAGCTTCGGTCGGAGGATTTCATGGAAGTATAGCTGGTGCTGCCTATACTGCTTCCAAGCATGCAGTAATAGGATTAACCAAGAATACGGGTTTCCAATATGCAAAAGAAGGAATTCGTTGCAATGCCATAGCTCCAGGAGCAGTAAAAACCAATATTAATATAACTATGACCAATATTAATCAGAAGGGTGCAGCGATATGTACGAGCGGAATGAGTACGGTACCACGGATTGGTGAACCGGAAGAAATAGCACGAACTGCTCTGTTCCTGGCTTCAGATGATTCCAGCTTTGTTAATGGTACCGTTTTAACCGTCGATGGTGGTTGGACTGCATATTAA
- a CDS encoding SDR family oxidoreductase — protein sequence MKKVCVITGGGSGMGLATAKILGKNNYIIIAGRTINKLQNALEELSAEGIEAESFACDISKYASVAKLAAHAREIGVISSVIQAAGLSPHMSEAKTIMEANALGTINMHEAFYGIMEEGSCMLDVASMSGYLVPRINIPQREYKYSRINKETFINKMIAMINVFPQKLRSSMAYGISKNFVIWYAKTDAARFGQKGIRVISVSPGSFQTPMGELEKESVESHIKFCAIKRLGRVEEIADLFAFCVSDKAGYLTGVDILCDGGCVAGMKNK from the coding sequence ATGAAAAAAGTATGTGTAATTACTGGTGGTGGCAGCGGAATGGGACTTGCAACCGCAAAAATATTAGGTAAAAATAATTACATAATTATTGCAGGTAGAACAATTAATAAACTACAAAACGCTCTTGAAGAATTAAGCGCTGAAGGAATTGAAGCGGAATCCTTTGCGTGTGATATTTCAAAATATGCTTCAGTAGCCAAACTAGCAGCACATGCGAGGGAAATTGGAGTGATTTCTTCCGTAATACAGGCTGCAGGTCTGTCTCCACATATGAGTGAAGCTAAAACAATAATGGAAGCGAATGCTCTGGGGACAATCAACATGCATGAGGCTTTTTACGGCATCATGGAGGAAGGTTCTTGCATGTTAGATGTTGCATCAATGTCTGGCTACCTTGTCCCGAGAATAAATATTCCCCAGAGAGAGTACAAGTACAGTAGAATCAACAAAGAAACATTCATAAATAAAATGATAGCAATGATTAACGTTTTTCCTCAAAAGCTTAGGTCAAGTATGGCATACGGTATTTCCAAAAACTTTGTTATTTGGTACGCCAAAACTGATGCAGCACGGTTTGGGCAGAAAGGTATTCGAGTGATTTCCGTATCGCCAGGCTCTTTTCAGACGCCTATGGGTGAATTGGAAAAAGAAAGCGTTGAGAGTCACATCAAATTTTGTGCAATAAAGCGTCTAGGGCGTGTAGAAGAAATTGCAGATTTATTTGCTTTTTGTGTAAGCGATAAAGCAGGATATTTAACCGGGGTGGATATACTTTGCGATGGTGGTTGTGTTGCTGGGATGAAAAATAAGTAA
- a CDS encoding DUF4177 domain-containing protein: MRQYKVVEVKKKGFLGTSRLDGERLEEILNEQAQAGWIFDKHISGETLVLDKDTIMLIFYQEK, translated from the coding sequence ATGCGACAATATAAAGTGGTTGAGGTAAAGAAAAAAGGGTTTTTAGGAACCTCACGACTCGATGGTGAGCGGCTTGAGGAAATCTTAAATGAACAAGCCCAGGCTGGCTGGATTTTTGACAAGCACATTTCTGGAGAAACCCTGGTTCTTGATAAAGACACTATTATGCTTATCTTCTATCAAGAAAAATAG
- a CDS encoding helix-turn-helix domain-containing protein, producing MLGERLKQLREKKKLTQQEMANLLGIARGTYAHYEINSREPDNATLGRLADFFGVTTDELLGRQKNTQVDKEISQEELTKLFESLSPEEQKAFLIKHIIPILGDDHRSK from the coding sequence ATGCTTGGTGAACGTTTAAAACAGTTGCGCGAAAAGAAAAAACTTACCCAACAAGAGATGGCTAATTTGCTTGGTATTGCTCGCGGCACCTATGCACATTATGAAATTAATAGCAGAGAGCCCGACAATGCCACGTTAGGCCGACTTGCTGATTTTTTTGGTGTTACCACGGACGAACTTTTAGGCAGACAAAAAAATACTCAAGTAGATAAAGAAATCAGTCAAGAAGAACTAACAAAACTGTTTGAAAGCCTTTCGCCCGAAGAACAAAAGGCTTTCCTGATTAAGCATATTATTCCGATCTTAGGTGACGATCATCGAAGTAAATAA